Proteins found in one Coleofasciculaceae cyanobacterium genomic segment:
- a CDS encoding DUF4230 domain-containing protein, with the protein MKTFKPSMSFWQQLLLWGAGSINLIMILIILSIWRTGDRAFNFIGNLFNIQPAQPKIETFTPIVQRIKNIQELSTTVQTIETIVPASAERKLGNMSLATTRLLYIARGEIRAGVDLNELKDTDIKISNNHIEIDLPSAKILDSKIDVNHSRVYDYDRGFFNLGPDVAPQLQTLAQKKTLIEIVNTACNQGILNSANLKAQETITQLLTNIGYQVKVNIAQSDSCEVAQQNNTNNFSKMVRSH; encoded by the coding sequence ATGAAAACTTTCAAACCTTCTATGTCTTTTTGGCAACAGCTATTGTTGTGGGGCGCTGGCAGCATTAATTTAATAATGATACTTATTATTTTAAGTATTTGGCGTACAGGCGATCGCGCCTTTAATTTTATCGGCAACTTATTTAATATTCAGCCAGCTCAACCTAAAATTGAGACCTTTACGCCGATTGTACAGCGGATTAAAAACATTCAAGAGTTGTCTACAACAGTACAGACAATCGAAACAATTGTTCCAGCTTCAGCAGAGCGTAAATTAGGAAATATGTCTTTAGCTACTACTCGTTTACTTTATATTGCGCGAGGAGAAATTAGGGCTGGAGTTGATTTAAATGAACTGAAAGATACAGATATTAAAATTAGCAATAACCACATTGAAATTGATTTGCCATCAGCCAAAATATTAGATAGCAAAATTGATGTCAATCATTCTCGCGTTTATGACTATGACCGTGGATTTTTTAATTTAGGGCCTGATGTTGCCCCGCAACTGCAAACTTTAGCTCAGAAAAAAACTTTAATTGAAATTGTTAATACTGCCTGTAATCAAGGCATTTTAAATAGTGCAAATTTAAAGGCACAAGAAACTATAACTCAGCTTTTGACTAATATTGGTTATCAAGTAAAAGTTAACATTGCTCAATCTGATTCATGCGAAGTTGCTCAACAAAATAATACTAATAATTTTTCTAAGATGGTGCGATCGCACTAA
- a CDS encoding type I glyceraldehyde-3-phosphate dehydrogenase: protein MVRVAINGFGRIGRNFVRCLLTRGENTNLELVGLNDTSDPKTNSHLLKYDTMLGVLNAEIGYDTNSLIVNGKTIKCVSDRNPLNLPWKEWDVDIVIEATGVFRDAEGAGKHLQAGAKKVVITAPGSGPNIGTYVMGVNQEKYTPGEFDIVSNASCTTNCLAPIVKVINEQFGIIKGAMTTTHSYTGDQRILDASHRDLRRARAAAENIVPTSTGAAKAVALVYPEVKGKLNGIALRVPTPNVSVVDLVAQVEKKTIAEEVNEVLKKASEGELKGILGYTDLPLVSSDFKGTDVSSTVDGQLTLVLDGDMVKVIAWYDNEWGYSQRVVDLAQLVAQGM, encoded by the coding sequence GTGGTTAGAGTAGCAATTAACGGTTTTGGGCGTATTGGACGTAATTTTGTCAGATGCTTACTAACTAGGGGAGAAAACACTAACTTAGAATTGGTGGGTCTTAATGATACCTCCGATCCTAAGACTAATTCTCACTTATTGAAGTATGACACGATGCTAGGTGTTTTAAATGCAGAAATTGGTTATGATACCAATTCTCTGATCGTCAACGGCAAAACAATTAAATGCGTCTCCGATCGCAATCCTTTGAACTTGCCTTGGAAAGAATGGGATGTTGATATTGTTATTGAAGCTACTGGTGTTTTTCGCGACGCTGAGGGTGCAGGAAAACATCTTCAAGCTGGTGCTAAGAAAGTAGTTATTACTGCCCCTGGAAGTGGTCCTAATATTGGAACTTACGTTATGGGCGTTAACCAAGAGAAATATACTCCTGGTGAATTTGATATTGTTAGTAATGCTAGCTGTACGACTAACTGTCTAGCCCCTATTGTTAAAGTCATTAACGAACAATTCGGTATTATTAAAGGTGCGATGACCACCACTCACAGTTACACTGGAGATCAGCGTATTTTAGATGCCAGTCACCGAGATCTTAGAAGAGCCAGAGCAGCAGCAGAAAACATTGTACCGACCTCCACTGGCGCAGCTAAAGCCGTAGCTTTGGTTTATCCTGAAGTGAAAGGTAAGTTGAATGGTATCGCCTTACGTGTACCTACTCCTAACGTTTCTGTTGTCGATTTAGTCGCTCAGGTTGAGAAGAAAACCATCGCTGAAGAAGTTAACGAAGTACTGAAAAAAGCTTCTGAAGGCGAACTCAAAGGCATTTTGGGCTACACCGACTTACCTCTAGTATCTTCCGACTTCAAGGGTACTGATGTTTCCTCCACTGTTGACGGTCAGCTAACTTTAGTTTTGGATGGTGACATGGTTAAAGTCATTGCTTGGTACGACAACGAGTGGGGTTATTCTCAGCGCGTTGTTGATTTAGCACAGCTTGTTGCTCAAGGTATGTAA
- the murC gene encoding UDP-N-acetylmuramate--L-alanine ligase, translated as MVKVDLNGRPFHFIGIGGIGMSALAQIIAQRQLPVSGSDLHSSHITERLEALGVRIFRGHEANNLECSILFPSREPKALSVKAGGQSDTLEEVKTLGSQVDFLPQVICSTAIAPTNLEYQTAVKLGCPIFHRSDLLAALIEQYQGIAVSGTHGKTTTSSLIGYILLKSDLDPTIIVGGEVDDWNGNARSGQGEYLVAEADESDGSLVKHHPSIGVITNIELDHPDRYHDIQEVINIFQTFAGQCNTLIGCIDDPIIRDELALTISYSLDPATGADYTAKNITYHSQGSNSQIWERGVCLGKLQLPLLGEHNLSNAMAAIAVGRQIGLEFATIAQALATFGGTKRRFEHRGEANGITFIDDYAHHPSEINVTLAAARLSVDGNDSLKRVVAIFQPHRYSRTKTFLQEFANALNNADVVVITDIYSAGETNTFNLSGADLVQAIALKHHHVYYHADVNSLADFIKQEILQPGDLALFLGAGNLNQAIPKTISLY; from the coding sequence GTGGTAAAAGTAGATTTAAATGGTAGACCATTTCACTTTATCGGTATCGGCGGAATTGGGATGTCGGCTTTAGCCCAGATTATTGCTCAACGACAACTACCAGTATCTGGTTCGGATTTGCATTCTAGCCATATTACTGAACGCTTAGAAGCATTGGGAGTCAGGATTTTTCGCGGACATGAAGCAAATAATTTAGAATGCTCGATTCTATTCCCTAGTAGAGAGCCTAAAGCGTTGTCAGTAAAAGCAGGAGGACAATCGGACACTTTGGAAGAAGTTAAAACTTTGGGCAGTCAAGTTGATTTCCTGCCACAGGTTATTTGTTCTACCGCGATCGCGCCTACTAATCTGGAATACCAAACAGCAGTTAAACTTGGTTGTCCTATTTTCCATCGTTCAGATCTTTTAGCTGCCTTAATCGAACAGTATCAGGGAATAGCAGTATCAGGAACCCACGGTAAAACCACTACCAGCAGCCTAATTGGCTATATATTGCTCAAAAGCGATCTCGATCCCACAATCATTGTTGGTGGAGAAGTGGATGACTGGAATGGTAATGCCAGGAGTGGACAAGGAGAATATCTGGTAGCCGAAGCAGACGAATCTGATGGTTCTTTGGTTAAACATCATCCTAGCATCGGCGTAATCACTAACATTGAACTAGATCATCCAGATCGCTATCACGATATTCAAGAAGTAATTAATATTTTCCAGACCTTTGCAGGGCAGTGTAATACTTTAATTGGCTGTATTGACGATCCGATTATCCGCGATGAGTTAGCATTAACTATTAGTTACAGTCTCGATCCAGCTACAGGAGCAGACTATACTGCTAAAAATATTACTTATCATTCCCAAGGCAGTAACTCACAAATCTGGGAAAGAGGCGTGTGTTTAGGAAAATTACAGCTACCATTATTAGGAGAACATAACCTAAGTAATGCCATGGCTGCGATCGCTGTTGGACGACAGATAGGTTTAGAATTTGCAACTATTGCTCAGGCTTTAGCCACCTTTGGCGGGACAAAAAGACGATTTGAGCATCGAGGAGAAGCCAATGGAATTACCTTTATCGATGACTATGCTCATCATCCCAGCGAGATTAATGTGACTTTGGCTGCTGCCAGATTAAGTGTAGATGGTAATGATTCTCTAAAAAGAGTGGTAGCAATTTTTCAACCCCATCGCTATAGTCGCACCAAAACTTTTTTGCAGGAATTTGCTAATGCTTTAAACAATGCAGACGTAGTAGTGATTACCGACATTTATAGTGCAGGAGAAACCAATACATTTAATCTTAGTGGCGCAGATTTAGTTCAGGCGATCGCGCTTAAGCATCATCACGTTTACTATCATGCTGACGTAAATTCTCTTGCCGATTTTATCAAGCAAGAAATATTGCAGCCAGGAGATCTAGCTCTGTTTCTGGGTGCAGGTAATCTCAATCAAGCCATCCCTAAAACTATCTCATTATATTAA
- the murB gene encoding UDP-N-acetylmuramate dehydrogenase — translation MNSDNSDNLIQTGVSLASQTSYKVGGAAQWYAAPRNWDELEASFAWYQKQDVPLTLLGAGSNLLISDRGLPGLVLSTRYFRSYEFNPETGILVADAGEAIAKLAWKAAKRGLKGLEWAVGIPGTVGGGVVMNAGAHSSCMADILVSVTVLSTDGTVSQLKPEDLAYSYRTSNLQGGDRMVVRATMQLEPGYTKAEIMELANQNWTQRKTTQPYHLPSCGSVFRNPQPQAAATLIEQLGLKGHRIGDAEIAHRHANFILNCGTATAKDIFELIRYAQEKVEYHWSVSLEPEVKLLGEF, via the coding sequence ATGAATAGCGATAATAGCGATAATTTAATCCAGACTGGTGTATCTTTAGCGAGCCAAACCTCTTATAAAGTTGGTGGTGCTGCTCAATGGTATGCTGCACCAAGAAACTGGGATGAACTCGAAGCAAGTTTTGCCTGGTATCAAAAACAAGATGTTCCTCTAACCTTGCTGGGTGCTGGTTCAAATTTATTAATTAGCGATCGCGGTTTGCCTGGATTGGTGCTTTCGACGCGATATTTTCGTAGTTATGAATTCAATCCTGAGACAGGTATTTTAGTGGCTGATGCGGGGGAGGCGATCGCTAAACTGGCTTGGAAAGCTGCTAAACGAGGCTTGAAGGGACTGGAATGGGCAGTAGGTATACCTGGTACGGTTGGCGGTGGCGTGGTGATGAATGCGGGCGCGCATAGCTCCTGCATGGCAGATATTTTGGTCAGCGTTACTGTTTTATCGACCGATGGTACAGTTTCTCAATTAAAGCCTGAAGATTTAGCCTATAGCTATCGTACATCCAATTTACAGGGAGGCGATCGCATGGTAGTCAGAGCTACAATGCAGCTTGAGCCTGGCTATACCAAAGCTGAAATTATGGAACTTGCCAATCAAAATTGGACGCAGCGCAAGACGACTCAACCTTATCATCTTCCCAGTTGTGGTAGTGTTTTCCGCAATCCGCAACCCCAGGCAGCAGCCACGTTAATCGAACAGTTGGGTTTAAAAGGACACAGGATAGGCGATGCTGAAATAGCTCATCGTCACGCTAACTTTATTCTTAACTGCGGTACGGCTACCGCCAAAGATATATTTGAATTAATTCGCTATGCTCAAGAAAAAGTAGAATATCATTGGTCAGTATCTCTAGAGCCAGAAGTTAAGCTGCTCGGAGAATTCTAA
- a CDS encoding YbaB/EbfC family nucleoid-associated protein yields MAGRGFGPLGKMKELADAFKKAQEVQAGAQQLQNELEQMEIEGTSEDGLVKVVMSGNQEPRRVEISPDAMSQGAEALSASVSAAMQSAYEQSTDLMRGRMEELTSGLNLPGM; encoded by the coding sequence ATGGCAGGAAGAGGATTTGGTCCACTAGGTAAAATGAAAGAGCTTGCTGATGCTTTTAAAAAAGCTCAGGAAGTACAGGCAGGAGCGCAACAACTCCAAAATGAATTGGAGCAGATGGAAATTGAAGGAACTAGCGAAGACGGATTAGTAAAAGTAGTCATGAGTGGCAACCAAGAACCCCGTCGTGTAGAAATTTCACCCGATGCAATGTCTCAAGGAGCAGAAGCTCTTTCTGCATCTGTCTCAGCAGCAATGCAGTCTGCTTATGAGCAGTCTACAGACTTGATGCGTGGCCGCATGGAAGAACTTACCAGTGGTTTGAATCTTCCTGGAATGTAG
- a CDS encoding pentapeptide repeat-containing protein produces MFLSQLKQRLLSLLLIIAIAIAWILLDATPAIAQDSAVNYTYSEIRRQDFSHKNLVGGVFAAADARGANFEGSDVSNSILTKGIFVQTNLKDANFTRSLMDRVSFEDSDLTNAIFQNAVATSTNFAGATITNADFTGAILDRYQIFQMCKRAEGINPTTGVETRYSLGCRD; encoded by the coding sequence ATGTTCTTGTCTCAACTTAAACAGCGTTTGCTCAGCTTATTATTAATTATAGCGATCGCTATAGCTTGGATTTTATTAGATGCTACACCCGCCATTGCCCAAGACAGCGCAGTTAACTATACCTACAGCGAAATACGCAGACAAGATTTTTCTCATAAGAATTTAGTCGGCGGTGTATTTGCTGCTGCGGATGCTAGAGGGGCAAATTTTGAAGGATCTGACGTTAGTAATTCGATTTTGACTAAGGGAATTTTTGTTCAAACTAACCTTAAAGACGCTAACTTTACTAGGTCATTGATGGATCGAGTATCTTTTGAAGACTCCGATTTAACTAACGCGATTTTTCAGAATGCTGTTGCCACCAGCACTAATTTTGCAGGAGCGACGATCACGAATGCTGACTTTACGGGTGCTATTTTAGATCGTTATCAAATTTTTCAAATGTGCAAAAGAGCTGAAGGCATAAACCCTACTACGGGAGTAGAAACTAGATATAGTTTAGGTTGTCGAGATTAA
- a CDS encoding LCP family protein translates to MNHERSRNRDKPSWQFENNAMTRAENQLKPTDLLKVKTVEQTPATNELKLLHQPWWFWSQHESWSHFSRGLFWGGIISLTAVSSALCGAALTKIDAIERTIAQKIEANSAPESAIDRPILNRPINVLLIEDTFDTNEMIEFPDTFIGNSKTILLLRFEPQLELAQVINLPLDSSTEIPGFGAGTIALAYELGGTNLLSKVVSQLMNDLTIDRYIRATPETFRQLIASGKITFQDCDPRIRDCSDNLEQIVRQSNTFEAIRQHLNIPNYMASFKTAIVEAESNLDTNISVPEIISLANFVEELEADSISVNLLPGYTPGKTIADSHQLDKFPSTQQKAKFSHSNIFAAKSHLQDNPVAVQNTTNNPQLAMQVIAYLRHRNFRDVYLVEHIPLKLNKTRIVAHRSQVKPAHYLQEILGFGNLETKSDLRPRELTLQIGKDALYLPTNYRSFN, encoded by the coding sequence ATGAATCATGAGCGATCGCGCAATCGAGACAAACCTTCATGGCAATTTGAAAATAACGCCATGACCAGAGCTGAAAATCAGCTTAAGCCAACTGATTTGTTAAAAGTAAAAACTGTCGAGCAGACACCTGCTACTAACGAATTAAAGCTATTGCATCAGCCTTGGTGGTTTTGGTCACAGCATGAATCTTGGTCACACTTTAGTCGTGGTCTTTTTTGGGGAGGAATAATCAGTTTGACGGCAGTCTCTTCGGCTTTGTGTGGAGCTGCTCTGACCAAAATTGACGCAATTGAACGGACTATTGCTCAAAAAATCGAGGCAAATTCTGCCCCCGAATCAGCAATAGATCGACCAATTCTCAACCGCCCGATTAATGTTTTATTAATTGAAGATACATTTGATACTAATGAAATGATTGAGTTTCCTGATACTTTTATTGGTAACAGCAAAACTATTTTGTTACTCAGGTTTGAGCCTCAGCTTGAGTTAGCACAGGTAATTAATCTTCCTCTCGACAGTAGCACCGAAATTCCTGGATTTGGCGCAGGAACGATCGCGCTTGCTTATGAACTAGGTGGTACTAATTTATTGTCTAAAGTAGTTAGTCAGTTGATGAATGACTTAACTATCGATCGCTATATACGCGCTACTCCAGAAACTTTTCGGCAATTGATTGCTAGTGGCAAAATAACTTTTCAAGATTGCGATCCCAGAATTAGAGACTGTTCAGATAATTTGGAACAGATTGTCAGACAAAGTAATACCTTCGAGGCTATTCGTCAACATCTCAATATTCCGAATTATATGGCAAGCTTTAAAACGGCAATAGTTGAAGCCGAGTCTAATTTGGATACTAATATATCTGTGCCAGAAATAATCTCTTTGGCAAATTTTGTTGAAGAGCTAGAGGCTGATAGCATTAGCGTCAATTTGTTACCAGGATATACCCCTGGCAAAACGATAGCCGATAGTCATCAACTCGATAAATTCCCCTCAACCCAGCAAAAGGCTAAATTTTCTCATTCAAATATTTTTGCCGCCAAAAGTCATCTTCAAGATAATCCAGTCGCGGTACAAAATACGACTAATAATCCTCAATTAGCAATGCAGGTTATAGCCTACTTAAGACATCGAAATTTTCGAGATGTTTATCTAGTCGAACACATCCCGCTAAAATTAAATAAGACTAGAATTGTGGCTCATCGTAGCCAGGTAAAACCAGCTCACTATCTGCAAGAGATTTTAGGATTTGGTAATTTAGAGACAAAATCTGATTTGCGACCAAGAGAATTAACTCTTCAAATTGGTAAAGATGCGCTTTATTTACCAACCAACTATCGTTCATTCAACTGA
- a CDS encoding mannose-1-phosphate guanylyltransferase encodes METKLIPIILAGGKGERFWPVSRLKRPKQFLCLDGSGKSLLQSTANRLLNLAGGWNNLWVITSEIIADGVKEQLPNLPESNILVEPQGKDTGPAVAWATLEVAKKYGNDAIVGFFPADHWIGDTVAYEKTLQAAVQQAVSEPSIVTLGITPDQPATGYGYIEQGAKKGDFNHLPVYRVTRFTEKPDETTAQSFIDTGKFSWNSGMFIFRAGVVLDELAKYAPKLLQALALKGRDAYAELEKESIDYALMEKTQLACVLPANFGWDDLGDWNGVERLLKGDRDNVELGTHISQNTQDTIIYAGDHNEVIVTIGLKDVVIVRDGNVTLVVDKNHTQDIKQVVKSLQNEPKYKHLKHLL; translated from the coding sequence ATGGAAACTAAATTAATCCCAATTATTCTCGCTGGCGGTAAAGGTGAGCGTTTTTGGCCAGTAAGCCGTCTGAAAAGACCTAAGCAATTTTTGTGCCTGGATGGTAGTGGAAAAAGTTTATTACAATCTACGGCCAATCGCCTACTAAATTTAGCAGGAGGCTGGAATAATCTTTGGGTGATTACTTCAGAAATTATTGCTGATGGAGTTAAAGAACAGCTACCAAATCTACCTGAGTCTAATATTTTAGTTGAACCCCAAGGAAAAGATACTGGACCTGCGGTAGCATGGGCAACTTTAGAGGTAGCAAAAAAATATGGCAATGATGCCATTGTGGGATTTTTCCCCGCCGATCATTGGATCGGCGATACAGTAGCTTATGAAAAAACTCTCCAAGCAGCAGTGCAACAAGCAGTTTCCGAACCATCGATCGTCACTTTAGGTATTACTCCAGATCAACCTGCCACAGGCTATGGCTATATTGAGCAGGGTGCTAAAAAAGGCGACTTTAATCATTTGCCTGTGTATCGTGTGACTCGCTTTACCGAAAAACCAGATGAAACTACCGCTCAATCTTTTATTGATACAGGTAAATTTAGCTGGAATAGTGGGATGTTTATCTTTAGAGCTGGAGTGGTACTGGACGAATTAGCCAAATACGCGCCTAAGCTGCTACAAGCTTTAGCCTTAAAAGGTCGTGATGCCTATGCCGAATTGGAGAAAGAAAGCATCGATTACGCGCTGATGGAAAAAACTCAGCTAGCCTGTGTTTTACCTGCTAACTTTGGCTGGGACGATCTAGGTGATTGGAATGGGGTCGAACGATTGCTCAAAGGCGATCGAGATAATGTGGAATTAGGTACTCACATTAGCCAAAATACTCAAGATACAATTATTTACGCTGGTGACCACAATGAAGTGATTGTCACTATTGGTTTGAAAGACGTTGTGATCGTTCGTGATGGCAATGTAACTTTGGTGGTCGATAAAAACCATACTCAAGACATTAAACAAGTCGTTAAGTCTCTGCAAAATGAACCAAAGTATAAGCATCTTAAGCATCTATTATAG
- a CDS encoding ABC-2 family transporter protein, whose amino-acid sequence MSHYAHMLEYRAEIFLWALSNSLPIILMGVWIQASEDGNFDFTPQEFARYFFSVFLVRQLTTIWVIWEFEREILEGKLSLRLLQPLDPVWHHVARHVAEKMTRIPLIAIFCGLFVILYPDAAWIPQLKNIFLGLVAIALAFILRFAIQYTFAMLAFWTERASAIQQFWFLFYLFLSGSIAPLEVFPDTVRRIVEWTPFPYMMHFPAVLLMGLPVDFGSSVLIMIGWTTAFIVLNRWLWRQGLKQYSGMGA is encoded by the coding sequence ATGTCTCATTATGCTCATATGCTGGAGTATCGAGCCGAGATTTTTCTTTGGGCATTATCTAACTCCCTGCCAATTATCTTGATGGGGGTATGGATACAAGCATCTGAAGATGGTAATTTTGATTTTACTCCTCAAGAGTTTGCACGCTACTTTTTCAGCGTATTTTTGGTGCGCCAACTTACGACTATTTGGGTCATTTGGGAATTTGAGCGAGAAATACTTGAAGGCAAACTATCGCTGCGTCTCTTACAACCCCTTGACCCTGTTTGGCATCATGTCGCTAGGCACGTGGCAGAAAAAATGACTCGCATACCTTTGATAGCTATTTTTTGCGGTTTATTTGTTATTCTCTATCCTGATGCTGCTTGGATTCCGCAGCTAAAAAATATCTTCTTAGGGTTAGTTGCGATCGCCTTGGCTTTTATTCTGCGTTTCGCGATTCAATATACCTTTGCGATGCTGGCTTTTTGGACAGAGAGAGCCAGCGCGATTCAGCAATTTTGGTTTCTATTTTATCTTTTTCTTTCAGGCTCGATCGCACCATTAGAGGTCTTTCCTGATACCGTTAGGCGAATCGTCGAATGGACACCTTTTCCCTACATGATGCACTTTCCTGCCGTTTTGTTAATGGGACTACCTGTCGACTTTGGCAGCAGTGTTCTAATCATGATTGGCTGGACAACAGCATTTATTGTGCTTAACCGCTGGCTTTGGCGCCAAGGTTTAAAGCAATATTCGGGCATGGGGGCATAA
- a CDS encoding VWA domain-containing protein, with product MKKTRIKRICDIMAESSLVEDRDYTLIIDKSGSMSINDRPGGKTRWESAQESTLALAKECEKIDPDGITVYLFSGRFRRYDNITADKVNKIYTENEPMGRTDLASVLADAVNNYFDRKAAGDAKANGETIIVVTDGEPDDYKAVMRVIIEASRQIDRDEELAISLIQVGKDRKATQFLKALDDQLQSAGAKFDIVDTITIDDMQGLTLAEVLLTAITD from the coding sequence ATGAAGAAAACTCGAATCAAAAGAATTTGTGACATCATGGCAGAAAGCTCTCTCGTCGAAGATCGCGACTACACCTTAATCATCGACAAAAGCGGAAGTATGTCGATTAACGATCGCCCAGGCGGAAAAACTCGCTGGGAATCTGCTCAAGAATCTACCTTAGCTTTAGCTAAAGAATGTGAAAAAATCGACCCCGATGGGATTACGGTTTATCTATTTTCTGGTCGTTTTCGTCGCTACGATAATATTACTGCCGATAAGGTAAATAAAATTTATACCGAAAATGAGCCGATGGGACGCACCGATTTAGCCAGCGTCTTAGCCGATGCCGTTAATAACTACTTTGACCGCAAAGCGGCAGGAGACGCTAAAGCCAATGGAGAAACTATTATAGTTGTTACTGATGGTGAACCTGACGACTACAAAGCTGTAATGCGAGTAATTATTGAAGCTTCCCGTCAGATAGATCGCGATGAAGAATTAGCTATTTCTCTGATTCAAGTAGGCAAAGATCGCAAAGCAACTCAATTTCTCAAGGCATTAGACGATCAGTTGCAATCTGCTGGAGCAAAATTTGACATTGTTGATACCATCACTATTGATGATATGCAAGGTTTAACTCTGGCAGAGGTTTTACTAACCGCTATTACAGATTGA
- a CDS encoding LdpA C-terminal domain-containing domain produces the protein MQSYPLHSLIEGSWFKLICGASYQHLPAVRSLALAYSLAGADCIDVAADPAVIAAAREGINAAQKLKLLKSTEPSTSRSVQAPPFEGGDSSLPWLMVSINDGEDPHFRKAKFDVTQCPTDCPQPCVRVCPAEAINLSFGGVLDSLCYGCGRCVPICPQELIVTRSYLSSLEQIVPWIESMAVDAIEIHTQVGHYHDFKRVWKNIFPVVGQLKLLAISCTDGENVIDYLRSLYELISPLPCPLIWQTDGRSMSGDIGKGTTHAAIAFAQKVLQAQLPGYIQLAGGTNDYTVDKLKQAKMLGRQDLTSTFKLVSGLAYGSYARAILSSTIAKLETTELPEKPANFKSQPMNQLNLKLEQNRELLQEAVGTAKKLVSQIKNSH, from the coding sequence ATGCAATCTTACCCCTTACATTCATTAATTGAAGGTAGCTGGTTCAAGTTAATTTGTGGAGCTAGCTATCAACATCTTCCTGCGGTTCGCAGTTTAGCTTTAGCCTATAGCTTAGCTGGCGCTGACTGTATAGACGTGGCTGCTGACCCAGCTGTGATTGCTGCGGCAAGAGAGGGTATCAACGCAGCTCAAAAATTAAAATTACTCAAGTCAACCGAACCAAGTACGTCACGGAGCGTACAAGCCCCGCCCTTCGAGGGCGGGGACAGCTCCTTACCTTGGTTAATGGTAAGTATTAACGATGGAGAAGATCCTCATTTTCGTAAAGCCAAGTTCGATGTAACCCAATGTCCAACTGATTGTCCACAACCTTGTGTCAGGGTATGTCCTGCGGAGGCAATAAATCTTAGTTTTGGGGGAGTTTTAGATAGCCTTTGTTATGGCTGTGGTCGCTGCGTACCGATTTGTCCTCAGGAATTAATCGTTACTCGTTCATATCTATCGAGCCTGGAGCAAATTGTACCCTGGATCGAATCAATGGCGGTGGATGCAATTGAAATTCATACTCAAGTGGGTCATTATCATGATTTCAAGCGCGTGTGGAAAAATATTTTTCCCGTAGTCGGTCAACTTAAGCTGCTGGCAATTAGCTGCACCGATGGAGAAAATGTTATAGATTATTTGCGATCGCTCTATGAGTTAATTAGTCCTCTGCCTTGTCCTCTAATTTGGCAAACTGATGGACGTTCGATGAGTGGAGATATTGGCAAGGGAACTACCCATGCTGCGATCGCTTTTGCTCAAAAAGTTTTGCAGGCACAACTACCAGGATATATCCAGTTAGCAGGAGGAACTAACGACTATACGGTAGACAAATTAAAACAGGCGAAAATGCTAGGGCGACAAGACTTAACTTCAACGTTTAAATTAGTTTCTGGACTGGCTTATGGAAGCTATGCACGCGCAATTTTATCATCGACAATAGCCAAGTTAGAAACAACTGAACTGCCAGAAAAACCAGCTAATTTTAAAAGTCAACCCATGAATCAGCTTAATTTAAAGTTAGAACAAAATCGAGAGCTACTACAAGAAGCTGTAGGCACTGCCAAAAAGCTAGTCAGTCAAATTAAAAACAGCCATTAG